In one Nicotiana tomentosiformis chromosome 6, ASM39032v3, whole genome shotgun sequence genomic region, the following are encoded:
- the LOC104105236 gene encoding CEN-like protein 4 has translation MGSKMSDPLVIGRVIGEVVDYFTPSVKMSVTYNSSKHVYNGHELFPSSVTSKPRVEVHGGDLRSFFTLIMIDPDVPGPSDPYLREHLHWIVTDIPGTTDCSFGREIVGYEMPRPNIGIHRFVFLLFKQKKRQTLLSAPLSRDRFNTRKFSEENELGSPVAAVFFNCQRETAARRR, from the exons ATGGGTTCAAAAATGTCTGATCCCCTTGTAATTGGTAGAGTGATAGGGGAAGTTGTTGATTATTTCACTCCAAGTGTTAAGATGTCTGTTACTTATAACAGCAGCAAGCATGTCTATAATGGACATGAACTCTTTCCTTCCTCAGTCACCTCTAAACCTAGGGTTGAAGTTCATGGAGGTGATTTGAGATCTTTTTTTACACTG ATCATGATAGACCCAGATGTTCCTGGTCCTAGTGATCCATATCTCAGGGAACATCTACACTG GATTGTCACAGACATTCCAGGCACTACAGATTGCTCGTTTG GGAGAGAAATAGTTGGGTATGAAATGCCAAGGCCAAATATTGGAATCCACAGGTTTGTATTtctgctgttcaagcagaagAAGAGGCAAACATTATTGAGTGCACCTCTCTCCAGGGATCGATTTAATACGCGCAAATTCTCAGAAGAAAATGAGCTTGGGTCTCCTGTTGCAGCAGTTTTCTTCAATTGCCAGAGGGAAACTGCTGCCAGAAGGCGTTGA